One Rossellomorea aquimaris DNA window includes the following coding sequences:
- a CDS encoding divergent polysaccharide deacetylase family protein has product MRILFFCLLLTLFFHASASARNILPLPAHHNELAIVIDDLGNDMKGTEEILNLPVTLTIAVMPFLPTTREDAEKAHGRGHEVIVHLPMEPLSGKASWLGPGAITTSLSNDEIRKRVVKAIEEVPYAVGINHHMGSRATANERVMRIVLEVCKEKGLFYLDSKTTGKSVIPKLAKELDVPYLENELFFDDVYTIQHIGKQAKLLSKELDSDTSTIAIGHVGVTGIKVATMLEEFLPLYEKKAAIVPLSDLIPEYHLIDESMP; this is encoded by the coding sequence ATGAGAATCCTGTTCTTCTGTTTACTATTGACGTTGTTTTTTCATGCTTCAGCTTCTGCAAGAAACATCTTGCCCCTTCCAGCCCATCATAATGAACTTGCCATCGTTATTGATGATTTAGGAAACGATATGAAGGGAACAGAAGAAATCCTGAACTTACCCGTCACCTTGACGATTGCTGTTATGCCATTTTTGCCAACAACAAGAGAAGATGCGGAAAAGGCACATGGGCGAGGCCATGAGGTCATCGTACACCTTCCAATGGAACCGTTATCCGGGAAAGCAAGTTGGCTTGGACCAGGGGCAATCACCACTTCGCTTTCAAATGACGAAATCCGGAAAAGAGTAGTAAAGGCGATCGAAGAGGTTCCTTATGCAGTAGGAATCAATCACCATATGGGCTCAAGGGCCACTGCCAATGAGAGGGTCATGAGGATCGTTTTAGAGGTATGCAAGGAAAAAGGATTATTTTATCTGGATAGTAAAACGACGGGAAAGAGTGTCATCCCGAAGCTTGCAAAGGAATTGGACGTTCCCTATCTTGAAAACGAATTATTCTTTGATGATGTCTATACCATCCAGCATATCGGAAAGCAAGCCAAGCTTCTTTCTAAAGAATTAGACAGTGACACTTCAACCATTGCCATAGGTCATGTCGGGGTCACTGGAATCAAGGTTGCGACCATGCTTGAAGAGTTTCTTCCTCTTTATGAGAAAAAAGCTGCTATTGTCCCACTGTCAGATTTAATCCCTGAATATCATTTGATTGATGAGAGCATGCCTTGA
- a CDS encoding (S)-benzoin forming benzil reductase, with translation MDYAIVTGATRGLGESIAKLFIEKGIGLINVSRSDNERLKKLAGEKEVSYDFLQCDLAQSGETEAIFREVGAKVFGYKPGRVYVVQNAGVVTPINPSGEVENQALETSVHVNLLSPMIATNEMIRAAVGSESKMIMINISSGAGSRPVYGWSTYCATKAGVNMLTETVSLELSKKHSRHQVIAFSPGVMDTDMQGEIRSSSKEAFADVESFQRYKEEGMLRETDMVADALVKLVTESEIESGKLYHVNDLL, from the coding sequence ATGGATTATGCAATTGTGACGGGAGCAACAAGAGGATTAGGTGAATCGATCGCCAAACTATTTATCGAAAAAGGCATAGGTTTGATCAATGTTTCCAGATCAGATAATGAAAGACTGAAAAAGCTTGCCGGGGAAAAAGAGGTTTCGTATGACTTCTTACAATGCGATCTTGCCCAATCAGGAGAAACAGAAGCAATCTTCCGTGAAGTGGGAGCAAAAGTATTTGGATATAAACCTGGCAGAGTATATGTTGTCCAAAATGCCGGTGTGGTGACACCAATCAATCCTTCTGGTGAAGTAGAAAACCAAGCCCTTGAAACGAGTGTGCATGTGAATTTACTATCTCCAATGATCGCTACCAATGAGATGATAAGAGCAGCAGTAGGTTCTGAATCGAAAATGATCATGATCAATATCAGCTCAGGGGCAGGAAGTCGTCCTGTTTATGGCTGGAGTACGTACTGCGCAACCAAAGCAGGCGTGAACATGCTGACAGAAACAGTGAGCTTAGAGCTTTCTAAAAAGCATAGCCGACATCAAGTGATTGCCTTCAGTCCTGGTGTCATGGATACGGACATGCAAGGAGAAATCCGTTCCTCCTCTAAAGAAGCCTTTGCCGATGTCGAATCCTTTCAGCGTTACAAAGAGGAAGGAATGCTTCGTGAAACAGATATGGTCGCAGATGCACTGGTTAAACTTGTAACAGAAAGTGAAATTGAAAGTGGTAAGCTTTATCATGTAAATGATTTGTTATAA
- a CDS encoding Na+/H+ antiporter NhaC family protein has protein sequence MNQEKGNLLALLPLIIFVSLFLGAGIISGDFYAFPVLVSIIIASVVGLLMNRKETLTAKIERFAKGSGHPDIMIMVFIFLLAGAFSGVAEKMGAVDSTVNFALSVLPGNLIIVGLFIIAAFISLSMGTSMGTIAALAPIGVGISSGTDISMPLAMATVIGGAMFGDNLSFISDTTIAAVRTQKTEMKDKFKVNFFIVLPAAIVTMVILLVLTMGNQSTVGAESFNWIKILPYLGVIIGALAGLNVFVVLLGGIVLAGIIGFIDGSFTPSSYFGSVADGMTGMAEIVILSVLIGGVVELIRHNGGIQALLYHATRKIKSPQGAQLATAGLVSSTNLCTANNTISIIIAGPLAKSISENYGVDARKSASILDIFSCSVQGLIPYGAQALLVAEVAGISPISIIPYAFYPILIAVCGLIAIRFALPKFTRKSAPEANPVRS, from the coding sequence ATGAATCAAGAAAAAGGAAATTTATTGGCGTTACTGCCTTTGATCATATTTGTTTCTCTGTTCCTTGGAGCAGGCATCATTTCAGGAGACTTTTATGCCTTTCCTGTACTAGTATCAATTATCATCGCATCCGTTGTAGGTCTGTTAATGAACCGAAAAGAGACTTTAACGGCTAAGATTGAGCGTTTCGCTAAAGGGTCCGGTCACCCTGATATCATGATCATGGTCTTTATCTTCCTGTTAGCGGGAGCGTTTTCCGGAGTGGCTGAAAAGATGGGAGCCGTTGATTCAACTGTAAACTTCGCCCTATCCGTGCTGCCCGGTAACTTGATCATAGTGGGATTATTTATTATTGCTGCTTTCATTTCGTTATCAATGGGTACCTCCATGGGAACGATTGCAGCACTCGCGCCAATCGGTGTCGGGATTAGTTCAGGTACAGATATTTCTATGCCCCTTGCCATGGCGACAGTCATTGGAGGAGCAATGTTCGGAGATAACCTATCGTTCATTTCAGATACGACCATTGCAGCTGTTCGTACACAGAAAACGGAAATGAAAGATAAATTCAAAGTCAACTTCTTTATAGTATTACCCGCCGCAATCGTGACAATGGTGATTCTCCTTGTTCTTACTATGGGGAATCAATCTACTGTTGGAGCGGAAAGCTTTAATTGGATTAAAATCCTGCCTTACCTTGGAGTCATCATCGGTGCTCTTGCAGGATTAAATGTGTTTGTCGTTTTGTTAGGCGGAATTGTTTTAGCTGGAATCATTGGATTCATCGATGGAAGCTTTACTCCGTCCAGTTATTTCGGTAGTGTGGCCGATGGGATGACAGGAATGGCAGAGATTGTGATCCTTTCCGTTCTGATTGGCGGAGTTGTCGAACTCATCCGTCATAACGGCGGGATTCAGGCTTTACTTTATCACGCCACACGTAAAATCAAGTCTCCTCAGGGAGCACAGCTGGCTACAGCAGGATTAGTGAGTTCTACTAATCTTTGCACAGCAAACAACACGATCTCAATCATCATTGCCGGCCCACTTGCCAAATCGATTAGTGAGAACTATGGGGTGGATGCCCGTAAATCAGCCAGTATCCTTGATATTTTCTCTTGTTCCGTTCAAGGGTTAATCCCATATGGAGCGCAGGCTCTGTTAGTGGCTGAAGTGGCAGGCATATCACCGATCAGCATCATCCCATATGCCTTCTACCCGATCTTGATTGCTGTTTGCGGTCTGATTGCCATTCGATTTGCACTACCGAAATTCACACGCAAATCAGCACCTGAAGCAAATCCGGTTCGATCTTAA
- a CDS encoding MFS transporter yields MERTVRNQIFTLQGFYLLTFFGVGSLYPLLSVYLSESVGLNGYQIGTIMSVGPIMMIFFQPIWGMVSDTTNRPTVVLGLTSLVAGIFALGYLFMDFYYGLLIVAILVAIFQSAIIPVSDSISLKYTSKVRYNYGNIRLFGSLGFGIAVFMMGRLSEGFIGPTIIFYSFFICLVLSGFLSFRFPKERAAAKLDLKAGMKELFTMKKFLIFLAVTFLVFGPNLANNVYFGLFVEDSGGTYAGIGLAFLIAVLSEVPFMRIAGGWIDKFGLLTVAALAGAASMLRWLFYFTEPSLWLVYSSAVMQGLAIGLFIPAGLRYIKEITPSHITATAVTVYSAIGNGLGNWFSTFVGGFIYETYSIYTVYLFFAVLSLLGIFLCFVLMKEEKKNALAY; encoded by the coding sequence GTGGAAAGAACTGTACGAAATCAAATTTTTACCTTACAAGGATTTTATTTATTAACGTTCTTCGGTGTTGGTAGTTTATATCCCTTACTCAGTGTGTATTTGAGCGAAAGCGTGGGGTTAAATGGCTATCAGATTGGAACGATCATGTCTGTAGGTCCCATCATGATGATTTTCTTCCAGCCTATTTGGGGGATGGTCAGTGACACGACCAATCGTCCCACCGTGGTTCTTGGTTTAACCTCTTTAGTGGCGGGAATCTTTGCACTCGGTTACTTGTTTATGGACTTTTACTATGGCCTGCTTATCGTGGCCATTCTAGTTGCCATTTTCCAAAGTGCCATCATTCCCGTTTCCGATAGTATAAGCTTGAAGTATACAAGTAAAGTCCGGTATAACTACGGAAATATCCGTCTGTTCGGCTCTTTGGGCTTTGGTATAGCAGTCTTTATGATGGGAAGACTTTCAGAAGGATTTATCGGGCCTACCATCATTTTTTACTCTTTCTTTATCTGTTTAGTCCTGTCCGGATTCCTTTCCTTCCGGTTTCCGAAAGAGAGAGCGGCAGCAAAGCTTGATTTAAAGGCAGGAATGAAGGAATTATTCACGATGAAAAAGTTCCTTATCTTTTTAGCGGTCACTTTCTTAGTGTTCGGTCCGAACTTAGCAAATAATGTGTATTTCGGATTATTTGTTGAAGATTCAGGCGGAACGTATGCGGGAATTGGTCTCGCGTTCCTGATTGCAGTGTTATCGGAGGTTCCCTTTATGAGGATCGCCGGTGGGTGGATTGATAAATTCGGTTTGTTAACCGTTGCTGCCTTGGCAGGTGCTGCATCCATGCTCCGCTGGCTCTTTTACTTTACAGAACCTAGTCTATGGCTTGTCTATTCATCGGCTGTCATGCAAGGTCTTGCCATAGGCCTGTTCATTCCAGCCGGATTGCGCTACATTAAAGAAATCACGCCTTCCCACATTACAGCAACAGCCGTTACGGTATATTCAGCAATCGGAAACGGACTGGGGAATTGGTTCAGTACCTTTGTTGGCGGCTTTATCTATGAAACGTACTCCATTTACACGGTGTACTTATTCTTCGCAGTCCTATCCCTATTAGGTATTTTCCTTTGCTTCGTTCTCATGAAAGAAGAAAAGAAGAATGCACTCGCTTATTAA
- a CDS encoding DUF2187 family protein yields the protein MENTFVYSKDNANLGDTVQFKRKKHVINGVVTTLRENTVIVKMDQDVAKKLDLPDDQTVVSHKNYVVIERAEIGTQPVFVYDGWNSALKA from the coding sequence ATGGAAAATACATTCGTGTACTCAAAAGATAATGCAAACCTTGGAGATACCGTTCAATTCAAAAGAAAGAAACATGTAATCAATGGTGTGGTTACTACCCTTAGAGAAAACACGGTCATTGTTAAAATGGACCAGGATGTTGCGAAGAAGCTGGATTTACCGGACGATCAAACCGTCGTGTCACATAAAAACTATGTCGTCATAGAACGGGCTGAAATTGGTACACAACCTGTATTTGTATATGATGGGTGGAATAGCGCATTAAAAGCTTAA
- a CDS encoding DUF2533 family protein, translated as MSVHKEITKHSSKQNQLVQQFMILDERRERAIDEAVQLCLKEQPFTTEAINQVTNEINVLARQGVVPQRKLVTIEMVKEYAAKLN; from the coding sequence ATGAGTGTACATAAAGAGATTACGAAGCATTCAAGTAAGCAAAATCAACTGGTACAACAATTTATGATATTGGATGAGCGTAGGGAAAGAGCGATTGATGAAGCCGTTCAACTTTGTTTGAAAGAACAGCCGTTTACAACGGAAGCCATTAATCAAGTGACGAATGAAATCAACGTCCTCGCCCGCCAAGGCGTCGTTCCACAGAGAAAGCTTGTCACAATTGAAATGGTGAAGGAATATGCAGCTAAATTAAATTAA
- the cls gene encoding cardiolipin synthase: MSILSSLLGVLFVLNLVLAGAIIFLERKDAGATWAWLMVLFFIPLLGFILYLIFGQNLTRKRLFDWEDMKKIGIEDLIQKQIHSLKEHRFPFNNETSSRYQDLIYMHLINNEALLTQDNEVQLFTHGEDKFESLLKDMDAAQDHIHIQYYIFKKDHLGKRILEKLTEKAKQGVKVRVLYDEMGSRRTRRRFFKELLAAGGEVAVFFPSKIPFINLRLNYRNHRKLVIIDGKVGYVGGFNIGDEYLGLNPKFGYWRDTHLRIVGSSTLAMQTRFILDWNQASRSKKIAYDLRYFPQPSFTGHAGVQIVTCGPDSEWEQIKNGYIKMISSAKRSIYIQTPYFIPDVSLLDSLRIAALTGVDVRIMIPNKPDHLFVYWATYSYIGELLKAGVKIYIYDNGFIHAKTIVVDETISSVGTANIDVRSFRLNFEVNAFLYDQTISESLSAVFRIDMEKSRELTMEEYNERPIKIKLKESISRLLSPIL; this comes from the coding sequence ATGAGTATCCTATCTTCTCTTTTAGGGGTTTTATTTGTTCTTAACTTGGTCCTCGCTGGCGCCATCATTTTCCTGGAGCGAAAAGATGCCGGTGCGACCTGGGCATGGCTTATGGTTTTGTTTTTCATTCCCCTGCTAGGCTTTATTCTTTATTTAATCTTCGGTCAGAACTTAACCAGAAAGCGATTATTCGACTGGGAAGATATGAAGAAAATCGGCATTGAAGATTTGATTCAAAAGCAGATACACTCCCTGAAAGAACACCGATTCCCTTTTAATAATGAAACGTCCTCCCGCTATCAGGATCTTATTTATATGCATCTCATTAATAATGAAGCACTTTTGACCCAGGATAACGAAGTACAACTGTTCACCCACGGGGAGGACAAATTCGAGTCCTTATTGAAAGACATGGACGCAGCACAGGATCATATTCATATTCAATATTATATCTTTAAGAAAGATCACTTAGGCAAGCGGATCCTGGAGAAGCTTACTGAGAAAGCAAAGCAAGGCGTAAAGGTCAGGGTTTTATATGATGAAATGGGTTCACGGAGGACAAGAAGACGCTTCTTTAAAGAACTCCTTGCAGCCGGCGGTGAAGTGGCCGTGTTTTTCCCTTCGAAAATCCCCTTCATCAATCTTCGCCTAAACTATCGTAACCACCGAAAGCTGGTGATTATTGATGGGAAAGTCGGCTATGTAGGCGGATTTAATATTGGAGATGAATACTTGGGTTTGAATCCTAAGTTCGGTTATTGGCGGGATACTCACCTGCGGATCGTCGGGAGTTCAACACTTGCCATGCAAACCCGCTTTATTTTGGATTGGAATCAAGCCAGCCGCTCGAAGAAGATCGCCTACGATTTACGATACTTCCCACAACCTTCCTTTACTGGTCATGCCGGAGTACAGATTGTGACATGCGGCCCCGACTCTGAATGGGAGCAAATTAAAAACGGCTATATTAAAATGATTTCATCTGCCAAACGATCCATCTATATTCAAACTCCTTACTTCATACCCGACGTCAGCCTGCTGGATTCGTTAAGAATTGCTGCTCTTACAGGAGTCGATGTCCGGATTATGATTCCAAACAAACCGGACCATTTATTTGTGTATTGGGCGACCTATTCATACATTGGTGAGTTACTGAAGGCAGGAGTGAAAATTTATATATATGATAACGGCTTTATTCATGCCAAAACCATTGTAGTGGATGAAACCATTTCTTCTGTTGGAACGGCAAATATTGATGTACGAAGCTTCCGCCTCAACTTTGAGGTGAATGCCTTTTTATATGATCAAACTATCTCTGAAAGTCTGAGCGCTGTGTTCAGGATAGATATGGAGAAGAGCAGGGAATTAACCATGGAAGAGTATAATGAAAGACCTATAAAGATCAAATTGAAAGAATCAATTTCAAGGCTCCTGTCCCCTATCTTATAG